Proteins encoded within one genomic window of Natator depressus isolate rNatDep1 chromosome 1, rNatDep2.hap1, whole genome shotgun sequence:
- the LOC141980988 gene encoding Golgi-associated RAB2 interactor protein 1A-like → MAGSRRFRVSTFLAHDPASGVHLGVEGGILCQLLRSPDYNLFPKSAVFESNFIQVTKQGNWVDIHNAPTLVTLGVTSSDPCLPLPNVLLIARLAVLGETPPGRTGQPQEPSMALSRLLPLRYVRLSVQDSGRRLLRVQVVTGKVYYLRLHQAHPDTVFTLWSRLADILQRGLSITTKDPSIHVPHSLVLSAGSSSTTSPAQLVPDSQPPLGASRSMVARMGKHLSGTLSHLSGAALGKTEKDSSVQRRLFSWNLTARSKSPAREEDSGAPSWSGGKLAVCEWCRGRRPSDTGETPSLRTALRWLDTKCHGLWERDTPAGLLPLSRLSSLVAAGQQ, encoded by the exons ATGGCCGGCAGCAGGCGCTTCCGCGTGAGCACGTTCCTGGCCCATGACCCAGCCTCGGGCGTGCACCTCGGGGTGGAAGGTGGGATACTCTGCCAGCTCCTCCGATCTCCAGATTACAACCTTTTCCCCAAGTCGGCAGTGTTTGAAAGTAATTTCATCCAG GTGACGAAGCAGGGAAACTGGGTGGATATCCACAATGCTCCCACACTGGTGACCCTGGGGGTGACATCCTCggacccctgcctgcccctccccaacgTGCTTCTGATCGCCAGGCTCGCCGTGCTGGGAGAAACCCCCCCTGGAAGGACAGGCCAGCCCCAGGAGCCCTCCATGGCCCTAAGCAG GCTCCTCCCATTGAGGTACGTCAGACTGTCGGTCCAGGACAGCGGCCGGCGCCTGCTGCGGGTGCAGGTGGTGACGGGGAAGGTTTATTACCTGCGGCTGCACCAGGCGCACCCTGACACCGTGTTCACGCTCTGGAGCCGGCTGGCAGACATCCTGCAGCGGGGGCTCTCCATCACCACCAAGGACCCCTCCATCCACGTCCCACACAGCCTGGTGCTGAGTGCGGGCAgctcctccaccacctcccccGCACAG CTGGTGCCTGATTCCCAGCCGCCCTTGGGAGCCAGTCGCAGCATGGTGGCAAGGATGGGCAAGCATTTGTCGGGAACGCTCTCCCATCTCTCAGGAGCAGCCTTGGGGAAAACGGAGAAAGACAGTTCGGTCCAGAGAAG ACTCTTCTCCTGGAATCTTACGGCTCGGAGCAAATCTCCTGCCAGGGAAGAGGATTCGGGTGCCCCAAGCTGGTCAGGAG GGAAGCTGGCGGTGTGTGAGTGGTGCCGGGGGCGCAGACCAAGCGACACAGGAGAGACACCCAGCCTGAGGACAGCCCTGCGGTGGCTAGACACTAAGTGCCATGGACTCTGGGAACGAGACACACCTGCTGGGCTGCTGCCACTGTCCCGGCTCAGCAGCCTGGTAGCTGCAGGTCAGCAGTAG